The stretch of DNA TGCAGAAGAGTGGATCAGTCCGGGCCAAAAAGATCACTTGCGGCTGAAATCGCTGCTGGTGCCGGCTCCGGACGACAAGCTCGTCCCGAGCCCAGCCTCATCACTCGTGAATAACGTGAACAATGAAGGGCCGGAGCTGCTCATGCCCGATCCAACTACCCCGGCGCAACAGACTGTATTTTA from Candidatus Binataceae bacterium encodes:
- a CDS encoding SOS response-associated peptidase family protein, with the translated sequence MAGRSLRVVAIGTGPSATNFTIITTRANRLIEPIDDRMPVILGERTAEEWISPGQKDHLRLKSLLVPAPDDKLVPSPASSLVNNVNNEGPELLMPDPTTPAQQTVF